A window of Limosilactobacillus sp. WILCCON 0051 genomic DNA:
ATTCCACCGCTACACATGGAGTTCCACTGTCCTCTTCTGCACTCAAGTCTGACAGTTTCCGATGCACTTCTTTGGTTAAGCCAAAGGCTTTCACATCAGACTTATCAAACCGCCTGCGCTCGCTTTACGCCCAATAAATCCGGATAACGCTTGCCACCTACGTATTACCGCGGCTGCTGGCACGTAGTTAGCCGTGACTTTCTGGTTAGATACCGTCACTGCGTGAACAGTTGCTCTCACGCACGTTCTTCTCTAACAACAGAGCTTTACGAGCCGAAACCCTTCTTCACTCACGCGGTGTTGCTCCATCAGGCTTGCGCCCATTGTGGAAGATTCCCTACTGCTGCCTCCCGTAGGAGTATGGACCGTGTCTCAGTTCCATTGTGGCCGATCAGTCTCTCAACTCGGCTACGCATCACAGCCTTGGTAGGCCGTTACCCTACCAACAAGCTAATGCGCCGCAGGTCCATCCCAAAGTGATAGCCGAAACCATCTTTTAAATTTGAATCATGCGATTCAAATTGTTATGCGGTATTAGCATCTGTTTCCAAATGTTATCCCCCGCTTTGGGGCAGGTTACCTACGTGTTACTCACCCGTCCGCCACTCGCTGGTAAACCAACGTCAAGTCCGTGCAAGCACGTTCAATCAGTTGGGCCAACGCGTTCGACTTGCATGTATTAGGCACACCGCCGGCGTTCATCCTGAGCCAGGATCAAACTCTCATATAAAATATAAGAACTTGAAAAGCTCAAATTTAAATTAAGCGAATTGACTTCGCAAATGTTTTGCATCAATCGTAATGATTGATGACCCTGCACATTTGTGTTCGTCGAAACTGTATTCAGTTTTCAAAGGTCTACCATTGCCCGCTCGTTTCAAGCAAGCAACTTTATCAGTTTAACAAATCATCGTTTTGAAGTCAAGAACTTTTTTAAAACATTTCCTGACGTTCTAGCGAAAAGCCTGTGATTTCAAGCAATCAGCAACTCATCGCCGCGACAACGTTATCTAATATACAAAGATTACGATCATATGTCAACGGCTTATCAAAAGTTTTTCAATTATTTTTCAGACCACGAATATTAGATCGCCTAACTTGATTATTGTTCATAAAAATACGAATTTTATAAGCGAACTCAATCCATATTGATCGTTAGTTTATTAATCAAGAAATTGGCGATTATCTCAACAAATACCCTTATCGGCATTGATACGCAGGCAAATATCTGAGTCAGAAAGTTTCAAAGTTTACCTGTCTATCTACACCAAACAGCAGAAAAGCTTTGTTTTTGACGATTGATCAGATTGCGATGGCTAAGGCAATCCTTACTGTCACATGGATTGCTATAAAAAATTTCCGAAACGACGCAGCTCTAGAAAACCACTATTGCATCCATAAACTATGACAAGGGATTATCTAATTATGACACAGTCCAAGCCAATCAGCGACTTTTGCCAATAATTATAATAACAACCCTCTTTTGAAATTTCTCGAATGCAGACTCGATTTGCTTTCCCAAAAACAGCCACCCAGCTTTTTAAATAATCAGTCTTCTTAATTGTCACCAAAATCACTGATACTCTTGAACCAAAAATAGAAAAAGCGCCGGCAAAAAAAACCGACGCTTCTTTTAACTGATCACAAAACTATTTTGTTGCATCAAATACAAAATTAGATGGCGTAAATTTGACGCGCAATGCACGGTAGACATATGTCCGATCTGTCTTTGACGAACTGATCGTCAAATTGAATACCTGATTATTGTTACTGTCAACTTCGATAATGTTGCTTTGGCTGCCATCGTTCTTGTAGCCAAAGTCAATCAAGGTATTGCCATTGCTCAAACGCTGCGCTGAGCCGATTACCCGCGTGAAGTTGGCCTTTCCCAGACTCTTGCCGTATGACCAGGTCTGTTTGATCGTCATCTTCTTGGTGTCGATCGTGTATTGAACTGCCTGTGAGTACTTGCCAGACGTCTTGGAATCACCATTCGTAACGTCAATATTGTTGTCATAAAGCAGGACCTTGAGCTTGCCATTCTTATCACTGAGCAGCGTCAAGTCATGCTGACCACCTGTAATCTTAGTACCCTTAGTTGGCGTCAGTAATTTGCTGCGGTACTTCTTAGGCCAGGAGCTCTTCTTTTTACCAGAGTAGATCCAGTTAATCTTGCCCGTCTTATAGTTGATGGACATGGTGATATCTTGGTTACGAGCTGAAACTAAAAGATTGCCCGTCTTTTGATCGTAGTACAGCGAATTCATGTGCAGCCAGTCGATCTTGCCACCCTTAGTCGTCGTACTGTTATAGTTGCGGTACATGCTTGAAGGCAGCAGTTTCTTAAAGTCGATTACCTTGACCGTCTTACCAGTCTTGTAATCAATTTCGGCAATCACGTCTTCTGCGTACTTGTCACCACCAGAGATCGTTACCAGCAGATTATGATTTGGCAACTCAAGCGCGTCATGGTGAACCGCGGTAATGTATTGTTCAAGCGAACTCTTGCCAAGCTTGTCGCTGAAACGGTAACGCCGGTAGATTCGACCAAGATAGTCCGTTTCAGATAAGACGTTGTAAGACCCCTTATTGCCATTCGTCCGGTTTTGAATCAACAAATGGCCATTGCTGAGCTGAACGAACGTGTGACGGCTGTAGAGCGTTGAGTACCAGCGAATATTGCCATCCGCATCAACGGCAAACGGTTCTTCAG
This region includes:
- a CDS encoding aryl-sulfate sulfotransferase, which gives rise to MHHKKGRWLALIAVLLVLCGVGGWFGYRHYSLGVISDKQIIKNINSHLLKNNPTSKQTKSYAKIVKSTTRTLDNAYVKVNPYGTSPLTALMIFKTDKAAKVTYTVVGKTDNTSITNTVKGYQTTHQVPIVGLYANYSNQVQVTLTYKDGTTEQKTFTIKTGKLPKNLRNTKITVSKSNKSKMEIGNNELTYINKTSEEPFAVDADGNIRWYSTLYSRHTFVQLSNGHLLIQNRTNGNKGSYNVLSETDYLGRIYRRYRFSDKLGKSSLEQYITAVHHDALELPNHNLLVTISGGDKYAEDVIAEIDYKTGKTVKVIDFKKLLPSSMYRNYNSTTTKGGKIDWLHMNSLYYDQKTGNLLVSARNQDITMSINYKTGKINWIYSGKKKSSWPKKYRSKLLTPTKGTKITGGQHDLTLLSDKNGKLKVLLYDNNIDVTNGDSKTSGKYSQAVQYTIDTKKMTIKQTWSYGKSLGKANFTRVIGSAQRLSNGNTLIDFGYKNDGSQSNIIEVDSNNNQVFNLTISSSKTDRTYVYRALRVKFTPSNFVFDATK